DNA sequence from the Streptomyces sp. HUAS 15-9 genome:
CCCGTGTAGGTCTCCCGGACGGTGCCGCCCTTGGCGGCGGGGCCGATCGTGCCGATGTAGTGCTTGCCGATCTGACCGGGGTCGGGGTGCGTGTAGCGGATGCCGTTCTTGCTCATGGCCACGACAAAGTCGACGCCGGATTCCTTCCGTACCGCCTCGGCGCGCGGTTCCAGCACCGCGCTCGGGTCCGGACCCTGCATCGCCGCGGCGATGCCCGGCGAGTGCGCGAAGGTCTGGGCCACCGCGAGCGCGCGGTTACGGGCCTCTCGTCCGCTGTCGGACCGCACCTGAAGCAGGACGGCGGCCACCGCGGCGACGACGAGGAGCACCACGATCGCCGCCTGAAGGACGAAGACCTGCTGGGCGACGGTGCGTGCGCTCAGCACCGAACGCAGGCGGCCGGGAAATCCCGCCATGCCTCTTTTCTAACACCGTTCCGCGGGCCGGACACGGCGGCCGTCAGTCCGCCGAGCGCTCCTTCTCGGCGAGGTGGATCACGCAGACCGCCACCGCGATCAGCAGCGCCGGGTCCGCGTCGTCCCGTACCACGTCGACGTCGTACGTCTCCCGGACGTGCAGTCACGGTGGGCGCCGAGGGCCTGGCCTGGGGCGGTGACGGCAAGGACACGATCTACGCGAGCTGCCGCGACAACATCGTGCAGGGCGGCAAGGGCGACGACGAGCTGCACGGCGGCGCCGGGCCCAGGACCTGTCCGGAGACGACGGCAACGACAAGCTCTACGGCGGAACCGGCGACGACGCCCTGTACGGCGGCAAGGGCAACGATGTCCTGTACGGGAACAGCGGGAACGACAAGCTCTACGGCAACAGCGGCAACGACAAGCTGTACGGCGGCCCCGGCCGGGACACGCTGTCCGGCGGGCCCGGCAGGAGCGTGGTCCACCAGGACTGACGAGGCCTGGGCGGGGGCTGGGTGCGGACGGATGTCACGGCGTGCCGCGCGAATGGCACCCTAGGACGCATGACCGATTCCGCACCCCGTCGCGCCCGTGTCCGTGCCCCCGAACTGATCGGCAAGGGCGGCTGGCTGAACACGGGAGACAGGCAGTACACCCTCGCCGACCTGCGAGGACGCATCGTCGTCCTGGATTTCTGGACATTTTGCTGCATCAACTGCCTGCACGTCCTCGACGAACTGCGCGAGCTCGAGGAGAAGCACCGGGACACGGTCGTGATCATCGGCGTGCACTCACCGAAGTTCGTGCACGAGGCCGAGCACCAGGCGGTCGTGGACGCCGTGGAGCGGTACGGCGTCGAGCATCCGGTGCTCGACGACCCCGAGCTCGCCACCTGGAAGCAGTACGCCGTGCGCGCCTGGCCGACACTCGTCGTGATCGACCCCGAGGGGTACGTCGTCGCGCAGCACGCCGGTGAGGGGCATGCGCACGCCGTCGAGCGGCTGGTGGAGGAGCTGGAGGCCGAGCACGGGGCGAAGGGGACGCTGCGGCGCGGGGACGGGCCGTACGTGGCGCCGGAGCCGGAGCCGACCGTGCTGCGCTTCCCCGGCAAGGCGCTGCTGCTGCCGTCCGGGAACTTCCTGGTCAGCGACACCACCCGGCATCAGCTGGTGGAGCTGGAATCGGACGGGGAGACGGTCGCGCGGCGGATCGGCTCCGGCGCGCGGGGCTTCGCGGACGGTACGGCGCAGACGGCCTCCTTCAGCGAGCCGCAGGGCCTCGCCCTCTTCGAGGACGGGGCGTCCGTGGTCGTCGCGGACACCGTCAACCACGCGCTGCGGCGACTGGACCTCGGCACGGGCGAGGTGAGCACGCTCGCGGGCACCGGCCGGCAGTGGTGGCAGGGGTCGCCGACCTCGGGACCGGCCCGCGAGATCGACCTCTCCTCCCCCTGGGACGTGGCCGTCTTCGGCGGCAGGGTGTGGATCGCCATGGCCGGTGTGCACCAGCTGTGGGCGTACGACCCGGTCGAGGGCACCGTCGCCGTGGCCGCGGGGACCACCAACGAGGGGCTGGTCGACGGGCCGGCCGCGGAGGCCTGGTTCGCCCAGCCCTCCGGTCTCGCGGCGAGTGCCGACCGGGTCTGGCTGGCCGACTCCGAGACCTCCGCGCTGCGCTGGGTGGACCTCGACGGCCGGGTCCACACCGCCGTCGGCACGGGGCTGTTCGACTTCGGCCACCGTGACGGTGCCGCCGAACAGGCGCTGCTCCAGCATCCGTTGGGGGTGACGGCGCTGCCCGACGGTTCCGTGGCCGTCGCCGACACCTACAACCACGCCCTGCGCCGCTACGACCCCGCGACCGGCGAAGTGACCACCCTGGCCACCGACTTGAGGGAGCCGAGCGATGCCGTCCTCGTCGGCGACGACATCGTGGTCGTCGAGTCGGCCCGCCACCGCCTGACCAGGCTGCGGCTCCCGGAGGAGGCGGTCCGGGTGGCGGCCGTCGCCCACCGCACGCAGCGCGCGGCGACCGAAGTCGCCCCGGGGCGGCTGCGGTTGGACGTGATCTTCCAGGCCCCGGCCGGCCAGAAGCTGGACACCCGGTACGGCCCCTCGACCCGTCTCCTGGTCTCCGCCACCCCGCCCGAACTGCTGCTGAAGGGCGAGGGCGCGGACACCGACCTGTCCCGCACCCTGGAGCTCGATCCGGCGGTGGCGGAGGGCGTCCTGCACGTCTCGGCGATGGCGGCGTCGTGCGACGACGACCCTGCCAACGAGTACCCCGCCTGCCATGTCCACCAGCAGGACTGGGGCGTACCGGTCCGCCTCACCGAGGGCGGTGCGGACCGCCTTCCCCTGGTCCTCGCGGGAATGGACGACGCGGGGACGGACGACGCTCAGATGCCGTAGCCGTCGCCGTAGCCGTCACGGTGGTGGTGCCGCTCCTCCTCGACGAGCGTCGTCGGGGGCGGCACCACGACCCTCCTGCGCCGGGCGATGCTGGTGAACGTGGTGACCCCGATCAGTCCGACGGCCATCAGGATGAGTCCGACCAGGTCGAGGTTGACCCCCTTCATGTGCCAGTCGGTCGCGAACGTGAGGATCGCGCCCGCGGCGATGAGGATGATGCATCCGCCGAGGCCCATGGGTGTCTCCTCCCCTTGTGATCCGGTGGTTCCGGTCGGGGGTCGGGTACCCGGGACCCCGGTGCTCATGCCCGGGGGTGCGGGGCCTGCCTACTGCTCCAGGAACGCCACCAGCGCGTTCGCCAGCAGGAACGGGTCGTCCGCGCCGCACAGTTCGCGGGCGCTGTGCATCGACAGGATCGCCGCGCCGATGTCGACGGTTCGGATGCCGTGGCGGGCCGCGGTGATCGGGCCGATGGTGGTGCCGCAGGGCATGGCGTTGTGGGAGACGAACGTCTGGAAGGGGACGCCCGCCCGCTCGCAGGCGGCGGCGAAGACCGCGCGGCCCGAACCGTCCGTGGCGTAGCGGTTGTTGACGTTCACCTTCAGGATCGGCCCGCCGTTGACCCGCGGGTGGTGCGTCGGGTCGTGCCGCTCCGCGTAGTTGGGGTGGACCGCGTGGCCCGTGTCGGAGGACAGACAGACGGTGCCGGCGAAGGAGCGGGCCCGGTCCTCGTACGACCCGCCGCGCGCGAACACCGAACGCTCCAGCACGCTGCCCAGCAGCGGTCCGTCCGCGCCGGTGTCCGACTGCGAGCCGTTCTCCTCGTGGTCGAAGGCGGCCAGCACGGGGATGTGGGGGAGTGCCTGCTCGGAGCAGGCCACGGCCGCCAGGGCCGCCGCGCCCGCGTGCACCGACAGGAGGTTGTCCATCCGGGGTCCGGCGACCAGCTCCTTGTCGCGGCCCAGATAGGCGGGCGGCTCCACGGAGTGCGTCATCAGATCCCAGCCGGCCACGTCGCCCGCGGGCAGCCCGCACTCCTCTTCGAGGAAGGCGATCAGGTCGCCGTCGCGCACATCGTGGCTCAGGCCCCAGACCGGCTGCAGATGCCGCTGCTTGTCGAGCTTGAGCCCCTCGGACGACACCGACCGGTCGAGGTGGATTGCCAGCTGCGGTACCCGCAGCAGGGGCCGGTCCACGTTCACCAGGCGGGTCGAGCCGTCCCGCAGGGTCAGTCGCCCGGCCAGGCCCAGGTCACGGTCGAGCCAGGAGTTGAGCAGGGGTCCGCCGTAGATCTCCACGGCGACCTGGCGCCAGCCGTGCGCCCCGCTGTCCGGCTGCGGCTTGATCCGCAGGTTCGGTGAGTCGGTGTGCGCGCCGACGATCCGGAACGGCGTGTGGGGCGCGGCGCCCTCGGGGACGTACCAGGCCACGATCGCGCCGCCGCGCAGCACGAACCTGCCGCCGCTCGTCCCGTCCCACGCGTCCGTCTCCGCGACCTGCCGGAAGCCGGCCTTCTCCAGCCGCTCGGCGGTGTTCGCCACGGCGTGGTACGGCGACGGGCTCGCCGCGAGGAAGGACATGAGGTCATCGGTGTGGCCGCGGTCGAAGCGGGCTGGTTCGCTCATGGGGTTCACCTTAACGACGGGCGAGGGCCCGTTCCCCCTTACCGGGAACGGGCCCACACAGGAAACCTGTGGCAGAGGCTGCCGGAACT
Encoded proteins:
- a CDS encoding DUF6458 family protein; this encodes MGLGGCIILIAAGAILTFATDWHMKGVNLDLVGLILMAVGLIGVTTFTSIARRRRVVVPPPTTLVEEERHHHRDGYGDGYGI
- a CDS encoding calcium-binding protein — encoded protein: MSGDDGNDKLYGGTGDDALYGGKGNDVLYGNSGNDKLYGNSGNDKLYGGPGRDTLSGGPGRSVVHQD
- a CDS encoding M18 family aminopeptidase, which produces MSEPARFDRGHTDDLMSFLAASPSPYHAVANTAERLEKAGFRQVAETDAWDGTSGGRFVLRGGAIVAWYVPEGAAPHTPFRIVGAHTDSPNLRIKPQPDSGAHGWRQVAVEIYGGPLLNSWLDRDLGLAGRLTLRDGSTRLVNVDRPLLRVPQLAIHLDRSVSSEGLKLDKQRHLQPVWGLSHDVRDGDLIAFLEEECGLPAGDVAGWDLMTHSVEPPAYLGRDKELVAGPRMDNLLSVHAGAAALAAVACSEQALPHIPVLAAFDHEENGSQSDTGADGPLLGSVLERSVFARGGSYEDRARSFAGTVCLSSDTGHAVHPNYAERHDPTHHPRVNGGPILKVNVNNRYATDGSGRAVFAAACERAGVPFQTFVSHNAMPCGTTIGPITAARHGIRTVDIGAAILSMHSARELCGADDPFLLANALVAFLEQ
- a CDS encoding thioredoxin-like domain-containing protein; translated protein: MTDSAPRRARVRAPELIGKGGWLNTGDRQYTLADLRGRIVVLDFWTFCCINCLHVLDELRELEEKHRDTVVIIGVHSPKFVHEAEHQAVVDAVERYGVEHPVLDDPELATWKQYAVRAWPTLVVIDPEGYVVAQHAGEGHAHAVERLVEELEAEHGAKGTLRRGDGPYVAPEPEPTVLRFPGKALLLPSGNFLVSDTTRHQLVELESDGETVARRIGSGARGFADGTAQTASFSEPQGLALFEDGASVVVADTVNHALRRLDLGTGEVSTLAGTGRQWWQGSPTSGPAREIDLSSPWDVAVFGGRVWIAMAGVHQLWAYDPVEGTVAVAAGTTNEGLVDGPAAEAWFAQPSGLAASADRVWLADSETSALRWVDLDGRVHTAVGTGLFDFGHRDGAAEQALLQHPLGVTALPDGSVAVADTYNHALRRYDPATGEVTTLATDLREPSDAVLVGDDIVVVESARHRLTRLRLPEEAVRVAAVAHRTQRAATEVAPGRLRLDVIFQAPAGQKLDTRYGPSTRLLVSATPPELLLKGEGADTDLSRTLELDPAVAEGVLHVSAMAASCDDDPANEYPACHVHQQDWGVPVRLTEGGADRLPLVLAGMDDAGTDDAQMP